A part of Caretta caretta isolate rCarCar2 chromosome 1, rCarCar1.hap1, whole genome shotgun sequence genomic DNA contains:
- the ING4 gene encoding inhibitor of growth protein 4 isoform X5 — protein MRDLDQRTEDLKSEIDKLATEYITNARTLSSEEKLGLLKQIQEAYAKCKEFGDDKVQLAMQTYEMVDKHIRRLDTDLARFEADLKEKQIESSDYDSSSSKGKKKGRAQKEKKAARARSKGKNSDEEAPKMAQKKLKLVRTSTEYGMPSVTFGNVHPSDVLDMPVDPNEPTYCLCHQVSYGEMIGCDNPDCSIEWFHFACVGLTTKPRGKWFCPRCSQERKKK, from the exons ATGCGAGATTTAGACCAGCGAACAGAAG ACCTCAAGTCAGAGATTGATAAACTGGCCACGGAGTATATCACCAATGCACGGACTCTGTCTTCGGAGGAAAAACTGGGGCTTCTCAAGCAAATTCAGGAAGCCTATGCGAAATGCAAGGAGTTCGGGGATGACAAGGTTCAGCTGGCCATGCAGACCTATGAGATG GTGGATAAGCACATCCGGCGGCTAGACACGGACCTTGCCCGTTTTGAAGCTGACTTGAAGGAGAAGCAGATTGAATCGAGTGACTACGACAGCTCCTCCAGCAAGGGCAAGAAGA AGGGCCGGGCCCAAAAGGAGAAGAAAGCTGCCCGTGCTCGTTCTAAGGGGAAAAACTCTGATGAGGAGGCACCAAAGATGGCTCAAAAGAAGCTGAAACTCGTCCGCAC CAGCACGGAGTATGGGATGCCCTCAGTGACATTTGGAAATGTGCACCCCTCAGATGTGCTGGATATGCCTGTGGATCCCAATGAACCCACCTACTGCCTGTGCCACCAGGTCTCCTATGGGGAGATGATTGGCTGTGATAACCCTGAT TGCTCCATCGAATGGTTCCATTTCGCCTGTGTGGGCCTGAcgacaaagccaagagggaaatG GTTCTGCCCTCGCTGTTCCcaggagaggaagaagaaataa
- the ING4 gene encoding inhibitor of growth protein 4 isoform X4: MAAGMYLEHYLDSIENLPFELQRNFQLMRDLDQRTEDLKSEIDKLATEYITNARTLSSEEKLGLLKQIQEAYAKCKEFGDDKVQLAMQTYEMVDKHIRRLDTDLARFEADLKEKQIESSDYDSSSSKGKKKGRAQKEKKAARARSKGKNSDEEAPKMAQKKLKLVRTSTEYGMPSVTFGNVHPSDVLDMPVDPNEPTYCLCHQVSYGEMIGCDNPDCSIEWFHFACVGLTTKPRGKWFCPRCSQERKKK, translated from the exons GCATTGAGAACCTGCCATTTGAATTGCAGAGAAATTTCCAACTCATGCGAGATTTAGACCAGCGAACAGAAG ACCTCAAGTCAGAGATTGATAAACTGGCCACGGAGTATATCACCAATGCACGGACTCTGTCTTCGGAGGAAAAACTGGGGCTTCTCAAGCAAATTCAGGAAGCCTATGCGAAATGCAAGGAGTTCGGGGATGACAAGGTTCAGCTGGCCATGCAGACCTATGAGATG GTGGATAAGCACATCCGGCGGCTAGACACGGACCTTGCCCGTTTTGAAGCTGACTTGAAGGAGAAGCAGATTGAATCGAGTGACTACGACAGCTCCTCCAGCAAGGGCAAGAAGA AGGGCCGGGCCCAAAAGGAGAAGAAAGCTGCCCGTGCTCGTTCTAAGGGGAAAAACTCTGATGAGGAGGCACCAAAGATGGCTCAAAAGAAGCTGAAACTCGTCCGCAC CAGCACGGAGTATGGGATGCCCTCAGTGACATTTGGAAATGTGCACCCCTCAGATGTGCTGGATATGCCTGTGGATCCCAATGAACCCACCTACTGCCTGTGCCACCAGGTCTCCTATGGGGAGATGATTGGCTGTGATAACCCTGAT TGCTCCATCGAATGGTTCCATTTCGCCTGTGTGGGCCTGAcgacaaagccaagagggaaatG GTTCTGCCCTCGCTGTTCCcaggagaggaagaagaaataa